Proteins encoded together in one Desulfovibrio sp. window:
- a CDS encoding FAD-binding oxidoreductase: MPEKNPHISIPLKRLVPRVLGFKERELETWPEDIQELAVSLASELFLVRYNPFIDASDVRESVEQRLTQSTTMLTPEYFRAISTAVKDFWTGFDKDTAFREDLKNRLTQFLDDKAIMDGPHNLVECSTDATDLRMELPLMVLAPDRTEHVQRIMKLADEMGFSVIPRGGGSGCTGGAVPARRRTVVLSVTRLKQVLSVNPEDRTICVQSGVITLQAIKAAAEKGLVLTVDPASKASSSIGGNISENAGGPYAFEYGTTLDNLLSYKMVTPDAQVVEIRRVDHPRHKILENETAVFEVVGEDGVVRDRVELPGSEIRGAGLGKDVSNKYLGGLPGMQKEGVDGVITEACFICYEKLAHSKVLVLEFFGRSMHNAMLTIQGVVAMRDKIRLEGDLVKISALEEFNSKYVKAIEYQKKSAKYEGDPISVLTIQLDGNDLPALEKAVADIVAIAEKHEGVDAFVARDEKEAEVFWEDRHKLSAIAKRTSGFKINEDVVIPLGVIPQFSDFLEELNLNYLAKAYRKALQEVTRLPGFPDSDSFVSMEMQFAAEILRGIRTTAELNDQELEVQAYYFFTDLRTRYPKLYNDIEAIHQDMLARRIIVANHMHAGDGNCHVNLPVNSNDPEMLAQAHEAADRVFEKVMELGGAVSGEHGIGITKIAFLPEDKITALRAYKQTVDPKNILNPGKLVSRDLDCEPYTFSFNRLIRDIRKTALPDKDKLINLLTNIQVCTRCGKCKQVCPMYYPERGLIYHPRNKNISLGAIIEAIYYSQVHHGRPSPELLDSLRKMTERCTTCGKCTAACPVKIQTAGAILDMRAFIEEKGAGGHGLKSKILHHIAEKPEERAPSMAKMAAWGQAVGNHLVGLIPGPWRSRFSNPMLQGSGPITGFKNLADALQLDKGGIFMPERPTGEAVFYFPGCGAALFWRTIGLSAIHLLLRAGVAVVIPERHMCCGYPLLSAGYQDAYRKNRARNIEALGEIFVKAANEGVKPQAVLTACGTCRESLSGYETEVIAGGKIPHFDVTQYLLSRLPERAADGMVPAERLVYHAACHAEWEGVPLAKASEMYRQAMADLTHSKVDISPGCCGESGMGAITSPDLFNSIRLRKQEQLHKDLGDAASETQPILVGCPSCKIGIKRCLLRMGRKQSVYHTLEYLAAVWEGPKWKRTFRKALAHARQEGRKRVVVFAEKVTAG, translated from the coding sequence ATGCCAGAAAAGAATCCGCATATATCGATCCCGCTTAAGCGTTTGGTTCCCCGAGTGTTGGGCTTTAAAGAGCGCGAGCTGGAAACGTGGCCCGAGGACATACAGGAGCTGGCCGTATCCCTGGCCAGCGAGCTGTTTTTGGTTCGCTACAACCCCTTCATCGATGCCTCGGACGTGCGTGAGTCCGTCGAGCAGCGTCTGACCCAGTCCACCACCATGCTCACCCCGGAGTATTTCCGGGCGATTTCCACGGCCGTGAAGGACTTCTGGACCGGGTTCGACAAGGACACGGCCTTTCGGGAGGACTTAAAAAACAGGCTCACCCAGTTTTTGGACGACAAGGCCATCATGGATGGGCCCCACAATCTGGTGGAGTGCTCCACGGACGCCACGGACCTGCGCATGGAACTTCCGCTCATGGTCCTGGCCCCGGACAGGACCGAGCACGTCCAGCGCATTATGAAGCTGGCGGACGAGATGGGCTTTTCCGTCATCCCGCGAGGCGGGGGCTCGGGCTGCACCGGCGGCGCCGTGCCCGCCAGGCGCCGCACAGTGGTGCTCTCCGTCACCAGGCTCAAGCAGGTTCTCTCTGTGAACCCGGAGGACCGCACCATCTGCGTGCAGTCCGGGGTCATCACCTTGCAGGCCATCAAGGCAGCTGCCGAAAAGGGTCTGGTGCTCACCGTGGACCCGGCCTCCAAGGCCTCGAGCTCCATAGGGGGCAACATCTCTGAAAACGCCGGAGGGCCTTACGCCTTCGAATACGGCACCACGCTCGACAACCTGCTTTCTTACAAGATGGTCACTCCGGATGCACAGGTTGTAGAAATCAGGCGCGTGGACCATCCCAGGCACAAGATCCTGGAAAACGAGACCGCGGTTTTCGAGGTCGTGGGCGAGGACGGCGTGGTGAGAGACCGCGTCGAGCTTCCCGGCAGCGAGATCCGAGGCGCGGGTCTGGGCAAGGACGTGTCCAACAAGTATCTGGGCGGCTTGCCGGGCATGCAGAAGGAAGGCGTGGACGGCGTGATCACCGAGGCCTGCTTCATCTGCTACGAGAAGCTCGCCCACTCCAAGGTGCTGGTCCTGGAGTTCTTCGGCCGGTCCATGCACAACGCCATGCTCACCATCCAGGGCGTGGTGGCCATGCGCGACAAGATCCGCCTCGAGGGCGATCTGGTGAAGATCTCCGCCCTGGAGGAATTCAACTCCAAGTACGTGAAGGCCATCGAGTACCAGAAGAAGTCCGCCAAATACGAGGGCGACCCGATAAGCGTGCTGACCATCCAGCTCGACGGCAACGACCTCCCGGCGCTGGAAAAGGCCGTGGCCGATATCGTGGCCATTGCCGAAAAACACGAGGGAGTGGACGCCTTCGTTGCCCGGGACGAGAAGGAGGCGGAAGTCTTCTGGGAGGATCGCCACAAGCTCTCGGCCATTGCCAAGCGCACCTCGGGTTTTAAGATAAACGAGGACGTGGTCATCCCCCTGGGGGTCATCCCCCAGTTCTCCGACTTTCTTGAGGAACTTAACCTAAACTACCTGGCCAAGGCTTACCGCAAGGCCCTGCAGGAAGTAACCCGGCTGCCCGGCTTTCCGGATTCCGACTCATTCGTGTCCATGGAAATGCAGTTCGCGGCCGAAATCCTGCGCGGCATCCGTACCACTGCGGAATTAAACGACCAGGAGCTCGAGGTTCAGGCCTATTACTTCTTTACGGATTTAAGAACCCGTTACCCGAAGCTCTACAACGACATCGAGGCCATCCATCAGGATATGCTGGCCAGACGCATCATCGTGGCCAACCACATGCACGCGGGCGACGGCAACTGCCACGTGAACCTGCCCGTGAACTCCAATGATCCCGAAATGCTGGCCCAGGCCCACGAGGCCGCGGACAGGGTGTTCGAGAAGGTGATGGAACTTGGGGGCGCGGTGTCGGGCGAGCACGGAATAGGCATAACCAAAATCGCGTTCCTGCCCGAGGACAAGATCACCGCCCTAAGAGCCTACAAGCAGACGGTGGATCCCAAGAACATTCTGAACCCGGGCAAGCTGGTCAGCCGCGACCTGGACTGCGAGCCCTACACGTTCTCGTTTAACCGTCTCATCCGCGACATCAGAAAAACCGCTCTGCCGGACAAGGACAAGCTCATCAACCTGCTGACCAACATCCAGGTCTGCACCCGCTGCGGCAAGTGCAAGCAGGTCTGCCCCATGTATTATCCCGAGCGCGGGCTTATTTACCATCCGCGCAACAAGAACATCAGCCTGGGTGCCATCATCGAGGCCATCTACTATTCCCAGGTTCACCACGGCAGGCCGTCCCCGGAGCTCCTGGACAGCCTGCGCAAGATGACCGAGCGCTGCACCACGTGCGGCAAGTGCACGGCAGCCTGCCCGGTGAAGATCCAGACTGCCGGCGCCATCCTGGATATGCGGGCCTTCATAGAAGAAAAGGGTGCGGGCGGGCACGGCCTCAAGTCCAAGATATTGCACCACATCGCGGAAAAGCCCGAGGAGCGGGCCCCGAGCATGGCCAAGATGGCCGCCTGGGGCCAGGCGGTGGGCAACCATCTGGTGGGGCTCATCCCGGGGCCTTGGCGTTCGCGCTTCTCCAATCCCATGCTGCAGGGGTCTGGTCCCATCACCGGGTTCAAGAACCTTGCAGACGCCCTCCAGCTGGACAAGGGCGGCATTTTCATGCCCGAGCGGCCAACTGGCGAGGCCGTGTTCTACTTCCCGGGCTGCGGCGCGGCCCTGTTCTGGCGCACCATAGGCCTGAGCGCCATCCACCTGCTCTTGCGCGCGGGCGTGGCCGTGGTGATCCCGGAGAGGCACATGTGTTGCGGGTATCCGCTTCTGTCCGCGGGCTATCAGGACGCATACCGCAAGAACCGGGCACGCAACATCGAGGCCCTGGGCGAGATATTCGTCAAGGCCGCCAACGAGGGAGTGAAACCCCAGGCCGTGCTCACCGCTTGCGGCACCTGTCGCGAGTCGCTCTCAGGCTACGAAACCGAGGTCATCGCGGGGGGCAAGATTCCCCATTTCGACGTGACCCAGTACCTGCTCTCGCGTCTGCCCGAACGGGCTGCGGACGGTATGGTTCCGGCCGAGAGACTGGTGTACCACGCTGCCTGCCACGCCGAGTGGGAGGGGGTGCCCCTGGCCAAGGCCTCGGAAATGTATCGTCAGGCCATGGCGGACCTCACCCACTCCAAGGTGGACATCTCCCCCGGCTGCTGCGGCGAGTCCGGCATGGGAGCCATCACCAGCCCGGACCTTTTCAATAGCATCCGCCTGCGCAAGCAGGAACAGCTGCACAAGGACCTTGGCGACGCAGCAAGCGAGACCCAGCCCATTCTGGTGGGATGCCCCTCGTGCAAGATAGGCATCAAGCGCTGCCTGTTGCGCATGGGGCGCAAGCAGAGCGTGTACCACACCCTGGAGTATCTGGCTGCCGTATGGGAAGGGCCCAAGTGGAAGCGTACCTTCCGCAAGGCTCTGGCTCATGCCCGCCAGGAGGGACGCAAACGGGTGGTGGTTTTCGCTGAGAAGGTGACCGCGGGCTGA
- a CDS encoding FMN-binding glutamate synthase family protein, with translation MLSLSKSNDVLGTVNRGNIAESGLCTLCRADCAGKCETWVSSLNGRATLYPRDFGLVTAGSGNTTHVGVNYNALRIQGYNYGAKGVPTGKSNSPDDCLFTNVSLETTFGKGIKCRLPLMTGALGSTFIAAKYWDSFALGCALSGIPIVVGENVVGVDRKSILSKGKIKEAPELDRRINGYMRYFDGYGAIIVQLNVEDTRNGVAEYVIDKYGDKVVIELKWGQGAKNIGGEIEVTSLDYALFLKKRGYLVDPDPELKEVQDAFKAGAIHGFARHSRLGYTDLDSEDAVRDNFMTSVAYLRKLGYKSISLKTGSYGMEALAMAIRYASDTELELLTIDGSGGGTGMSPWNMMETWGVPSILLHSKAYEYASLLASRGKKVVDLSFAGGFAREDHIFKALALGAPFTKLICMGRAIMIPGFLGSNIEGALHPERRAAVSGNWETLPKTVKDIGETPEKLFAGYASVKKRVGAKEMKNIPYGAIAICTLTDKLGAGLQQLLAGARRFSVSQITREDVASANRETERETGIPFITGIQDESARKILLA, from the coding sequence ATGCTTAGTCTGTCAAAATCGAATGACGTGTTGGGAACGGTCAACAGGGGAAACATCGCTGAATCCGGGTTATGCACGCTCTGCCGGGCCGATTGCGCGGGCAAGTGCGAAACCTGGGTGTCCAGCCTCAACGGGAGGGCGACGCTCTACCCCCGGGATTTCGGCCTTGTGACGGCGGGCAGCGGCAACACCACGCACGTCGGTGTGAACTACAATGCCCTGCGCATTCAGGGGTACAATTACGGCGCCAAAGGTGTCCCCACTGGCAAATCCAACAGCCCCGACGACTGTCTCTTCACCAACGTGAGCCTTGAAACAACGTTCGGCAAGGGCATCAAATGCCGTTTGCCGCTCATGACCGGCGCCCTCGGATCCACCTTCATCGCCGCAAAATACTGGGACTCCTTTGCACTTGGCTGCGCCCTGTCGGGCATACCCATCGTGGTGGGAGAAAACGTGGTCGGCGTTGACCGCAAGTCCATCCTCAGCAAGGGCAAGATCAAAGAGGCCCCTGAACTCGACCGCCGCATCAACGGGTATATGCGTTACTTCGACGGTTACGGTGCCATCATCGTCCAGTTGAACGTCGAGGACACCCGCAACGGCGTAGCCGAATACGTCATCGACAAGTACGGCGACAAGGTCGTCATCGAGCTCAAGTGGGGACAGGGAGCAAAGAACATCGGCGGCGAGATAGAGGTGACGAGTCTCGATTACGCCCTGTTCCTGAAAAAACGCGGCTACCTGGTTGACCCCGACCCTGAGTTGAAAGAGGTCCAGGACGCTTTCAAAGCCGGGGCCATCCACGGATTCGCCCGTCACTCCAGGCTGGGATACACGGACCTGGATTCCGAGGATGCCGTTCGCGACAATTTCATGACCAGCGTGGCTTACCTGCGCAAGCTCGGCTACAAGAGCATCTCCCTTAAGACCGGTTCCTACGGCATGGAAGCGCTGGCCATGGCCATCCGCTACGCCTCGGACACCGAACTCGAACTGCTCACCATCGACGGTTCCGGAGGAGGCACCGGCATGAGCCCCTGGAACATGATGGAGACCTGGGGCGTCCCCTCCATCCTGCTTCATTCCAAGGCATATGAATACGCATCCCTTCTCGCTTCGCGCGGCAAGAAGGTGGTGGACCTCTCCTTCGCGGGCGGATTCGCTCGCGAAGACCACATCTTCAAGGCGCTGGCCTTGGGCGCGCCGTTCACCAAGCTCATCTGCATGGGCCGCGCCATCATGATTCCCGGTTTCCTGGGCTCGAACATAGAGGGAGCGCTGCATCCCGAACGCCGCGCAGCGGTGAGCGGCAATTGGGAAACCCTGCCCAAAACGGTCAAGGACATCGGCGAAACCCCGGAAAAGCTGTTCGCCGGTTACGCTTCGGTGAAGAAACGGGTCGGCGCCAAGGAAATGAAGAACATCCCATATGGTGCCATCGCCATATGCACGCTCACAGACAAACTCGGAGCCGGACTGCAGCAACTCCTGGCAGGAGCGAGACGATTCTCGGTCTCCCAGATCACCCGGGAGGACGTCGCTTCCGCCAACCGGGAAACCGAGAGGGAAACGGGCATCCCCTTCATTACCGGCATCCAGGATGAATCGGCTCGGAAGATTCTGCTCGCTTAG
- the ruvX gene encoding Holliday junction resolvase RuvX has product MRVLGIDFGLKRVGLALSDPGGSMAFPLKTVERTEKGGRDALFAELLEVVKNEGVEIVVVGWPAPAEGRDSLTARQAANFAASLARRVDVPVKLMDETLSSEEALDALRACGVKASRRKAALDQQAAVLILKSYLAAPGAAREVVGKPWLSQEPCTPADTKPAGSNSFEDESDV; this is encoded by the coding sequence ATGCGGGTTCTCGGCATCGACTTTGGCTTGAAACGCGTGGGGCTCGCTCTCTCCGACCCGGGTGGGAGCATGGCCTTTCCGCTTAAGACCGTGGAACGCACGGAAAAAGGCGGACGGGACGCCCTGTTCGCCGAACTACTGGAAGTGGTGAAGAACGAAGGTGTCGAGATCGTGGTTGTGGGCTGGCCCGCGCCTGCCGAGGGCAGGGACAGCCTGACGGCCCGTCAGGCCGCCAACTTCGCCGCGAGCCTGGCCAGGCGGGTGGATGTTCCGGTCAAGCTCATGGACGAGACCCTGTCCAGCGAAGAGGCTTTGGACGCCCTGCGCGCCTGTGGGGTAAAGGCCTCGCGGAGAAAAGCCGCGCTGGACCAGCAGGCCGCGGTGCTCATTTTGAAAAGCTATCTGGCCGCACCCGGCGCCGCTCGCGAAGTGGTTGGCAAACCGTGGCTGAGCCAGGAGCCTTGCACTCCGGCCGATACGAAGCCAGCGGGTAGTAATTCGTTCGAGGATGAGAGTGATGTTTAA